In Myxosarcina sp. GI1, a single genomic region encodes these proteins:
- a CDS encoding dynamin family protein has product MEHSTMSITNIIFFGYDRQLSHKSIETICNCFGQQEDIYFSPKDIKILVDEKETNVPEEDLVIYTSENEESDSLNLIDLTDQTPEIKHKILEKYKNSQESNIFVCVFKADYILQQQDKKSLKKIYTLFNENISNSFFCLVDSQLKKEEYLSQSADYVRAEINFVFNEKGFFNFHKYQKRVLFLKLEEAFKDCQKDKRSPGKEPKFENFIAELISCWKEKQEKETPEMKVKSVISNEKTQMVEIKEIKDNSYKLIEEKSNTIASILEDVSVLIGKRKDESIQLKVGGTLEQPGINLVEKAKELADLAQDIRQGIFKLIVLGAFSNGKSTLINALLGKKVLKAKALPTTSIVTMLVHGNSPDVVIKYKDDKTPLNMDFDSFFKEFTLSIEDRKNIENCGYFDRFKNIKYAQIERDYRLLANGVRLIDSPGLEDEKSRTDLVLSHLNECQAVILVLNAQQLLTQSEREFIEEELANSNFNNIFFVVNKINLVDENEVEEVEEYLRQQIQHHFLDSHGDFDADSYQRRVFFMNAQGALEARTSNNNSFSLNESGLLELESELEYFLTSDRKNTAAFEITFQRLSEAVSNARDSIHKQKEALAKPLQELEANRSEAEKLLENLENKKEKIEQTIIRYGGQISEKIFSSLLLYLNDLEKTWEIDSQEFELKGLNFGSILKTTVSKKAKEKINTIIQEEIEQYFKEKLTQWSKNIIPIIIEEDVEKMMITVERQVTDFQFKLIQVDNLFSTGELIGEHKLDTEKGKVSKTVQGLLNIAMMDFSGLTGTLMGRGNWIGFISRVVIDLLLFGVFSAVLGPIWGIVAYAIAEFFHLGLVEAGFKQRLLKSLGEKLHENLPREMAKQHDKICGKVQEQFKQQSTKLTEHLQAQINDKRTEQEDILNQKRQQSFSVEQEKVRLDTIDRKLTELHDIAGRLVGRNPEE; this is encoded by the coding sequence ATGGAGCATTCTACAATGAGTATTACAAATATTATTTTCTTCGGATACGATCGCCAGTTATCACATAAGTCAATCGAAACAATTTGCAATTGTTTCGGACAACAAGAAGACATATATTTTTCGCCAAAAGATATAAAGATTTTGGTAGATGAAAAGGAAACGAACGTTCCAGAAGAAGATCTTGTCATCTATACATCAGAAAATGAAGAATCAGATTCATTAAACTTGATAGATCTAACCGATCAAACACCTGAAATAAAACATAAGATTTTAGAAAAATATAAAAATAGTCAAGAAAGCAATATCTTTGTTTGTGTTTTTAAGGCTGACTATATTTTACAGCAGCAAGATAAAAAATCTCTCAAAAAAATTTACACTTTATTTAATGAAAATATTTCAAATAGCTTTTTTTGTCTTGTAGATAGTCAATTGAAGAAGGAAGAATATTTATCTCAGTCTGCTGACTACGTGCGCGCTGAAATTAATTTTGTTTTTAATGAAAAAGGGTTTTTTAATTTTCATAAATATCAGAAAAGAGTCTTATTTCTAAAGTTAGAAGAAGCATTTAAGGATTGTCAAAAAGACAAGCGGTCGCCTGGAAAAGAACCGAAGTTTGAAAACTTTATTGCAGAACTAATAAGTTGTTGGAAAGAAAAACAAGAAAAAGAAACTCCAGAGATGAAAGTTAAATCTGTTATTTCAAATGAGAAAACACAAATGGTAGAAATCAAAGAAATCAAGGACAATAGCTATAAGCTAATCGAAGAAAAATCGAATACTATTGCGTCTATTTTAGAAGATGTTTCGGTTCTTATTGGAAAGCGGAAAGATGAATCTATTCAGTTAAAGGTGGGTGGAACTTTAGAGCAACCAGGAATCAATCTTGTGGAAAAGGCAAAAGAATTAGCCGATCTCGCCCAAGATATTCGCCAAGGTATTTTTAAACTAATTGTTTTGGGTGCATTTAGTAATGGTAAAAGTACGCTAATTAATGCGCTTTTAGGAAAAAAAGTCTTAAAAGCTAAAGCTCTTCCTACTACCTCTATTGTGACTATGTTAGTTCACGGTAACAGTCCAGATGTTGTCATTAAATACAAAGATGACAAAACTCCCTTAAATATGGATTTTGATTCTTTTTTTAAAGAATTTACTCTGTCTATAGAGGATAGAAAAAATATTGAAAATTGTGGGTATTTTGATAGATTTAAAAATATTAAATATGCCCAAATAGAGCGTGACTATCGATTATTGGCAAATGGAGTCAGGCTAATTGATTCTCCAGGATTAGAGGATGAAAAAAGTCGAACTGACTTAGTTCTAAGTCATCTAAATGAGTGTCAGGCAGTAATTTTAGTTTTAAACGCACAACAACTTCTTACACAATCGGAGCGAGAATTTATAGAAGAAGAATTGGCAAATAGCAATTTTAATAATATTTTCTTTGTTGTTAATAAAATAAATTTAGTCGATGAAAATGAAGTAGAAGAAGTCGAAGAATACCTACGCCAACAAATTCAACATCACTTTTTAGATTCTCATGGCGATTTTGATGCCGATTCTTATCAGCGTCGAGTATTTTTTATGAATGCTCAAGGAGCTTTAGAAGCCAGAACTAGCAACAATAACAGCTTTTCTTTAAACGAATCGGGCCTCCTAGAATTAGAGAGTGAGTTAGAGTATTTCTTGACAAGCGATCGCAAAAATACAGCAGCTTTTGAAATTACCTTTCAGCGTTTATCAGAAGCTGTTAGTAATGCTCGTGACAGCATTCATAAGCAAAAAGAGGCTTTAGCTAAACCCCTGCAAGAATTAGAAGCTAATAGAAGTGAAGCAGAGAAACTACTCGAAAATTTAGAAAATAAAAAAGAAAAGATTGAGCAAACAATTATTCGCTATGGTGGACAAATTAGCGAAAAAATATTTTCAAGTTTATTACTTTATCTGAACGATTTAGAAAAGACTTGGGAAATCGATTCCCAAGAATTTGAACTAAAAGGTCTGAATTTTGGAAGTATTCTTAAAACTACAGTAAGCAAGAAAGCCAAGGAAAAGATAAACACCATAATTCAAGAAGAAATTGAACAATATTTTAAGGAAAAGTTAACACAATGGTCTAAGAATATAATTCCTATTATTATTGAGGAAGATGTTGAGAAAATGATGATTACAGTTGAAAGGCAAGTCACAGATTTTCAATTTAAACTGATTCAAGTTGATAACCTATTTTCAACTGGGGAACTTATTGGCGAACATAAACTGGATACAGAAAAAGGTAAAGTTAGCAAAACTGTTCAAGGTTTGTTAAATATAGCAATGATGGACTTTAGCGGGCTTACGGGAACTTTGATGGGAAGGGGCAATTGGATTGGATTTATTAGTAGAGTTGTAATTGATTTGTTGCTCTTCGGTGTTTTTAGCGCAGTATTAGGACCAATTTGGGGGATTGTAGCTTATGCTATTGCTGAATTTTTTCATCTGGGCTTAGTGGAAGCTGGATTTAAGCAACGTCTACTTAAATCATTAGGAGAGAAACTCCATGAAAATCTTCCGAGGGAAATGGCTAAGCAGCATGACAAAATTTGTGGAAAAGTCCAAGAGCAATTTAAGCAACAATCCACAAAATTAACTGAACACCTACAGGCTCAGATTAATGACAAGCGAACAGAGCAAGAAGATATCCTCAACCAAAAACGCCAGCAGAGCTTCTCAGTAGAACAAGAAAAAGTTCGTCTAGATACAATCGATCGCAAGTTGACCGAACTCCATGACATTGCTGGTAGATTGGTTGGTAGAAATCCTGAAGAATAG
- a CDS encoding DUF2500 family protein: MLNYLKNMLSPKVSAKARAIDKRQQEYVVTTSYGGSSYKIYCVTFQFHDGSCKDFSVTPKTYQLIAKNDRGILKSQGNQFCKFTPNK, from the coding sequence ATGTTGAACTATTTGAAAAATATGTTGTCTCCTAAAGTATCTGCAAAAGCACGTGCCATAGATAAACGTCAACAAGAATATGTTGTTACTACTTCATACGGCGGTTCTAGCTACAAAATTTATTGTGTAACATTTCAATTTCATGATGGTAGCTGCAAAGATTTTTCAGTAACACCTAAAACATATCAGCTTATAGCAAAAAACGATCGAGGAATATTGAAATCACAAGGAAATCAGTTTTGTAAATTCACGCCTAATAAATAG
- a CDS encoding AAA-like domain-containing protein — translation MNLDYLFETIDRQLIESQNRPLNSTETIILQGIWQYRTYNQMAIEAGYSPGYFTNIVAPELYQRLSAVVGQRLTKKNCRQLLESHIDKKAIPETKAIEQNQRKTSFSITDRKPDTLPRYPSGSVPLNSYFYLKPTLLEIVDRELEKPGALIRIKAPREMGKTSLLLRSLDYASRLGYQTVSLNLEQVESKILSDLNLFLRWLCTDISYQLKLEPKLEEYWNEDLGSTISCTFYFENYLLKSIDTPLVLASDEVNQIFEHPQVAKDFLPLLRSWYEEAKRNVVWEKLRLLVVHSTEVYVPLKLNQSPFNVGIPIQLDSFSLEEVQQLARRYGLKWQDGREASQLMAMVGGHPALIHLAIYHLSQSEITLLQLLETASTATGIYAHHLQRHWAALEQQPELAQTLDKVLSADEPLLLDPIQAHKLSSMGLIKLLNDRAIASCELYRQYFSKNVQQYFTYT, via the coding sequence ATGAATCTGGATTATCTTTTTGAAACTATCGATCGCCAGTTAATTGAGAGTCAAAATCGCCCGCTCAATTCTACTGAAACAATTATTTTGCAAGGTATTTGGCAGTATCGAACCTATAATCAGATGGCTATAGAAGCAGGTTACAGTCCTGGCTATTTTACCAATATTGTTGCTCCAGAGTTATATCAGCGGCTTTCGGCAGTTGTCGGTCAGCGTCTGACGAAAAAAAACTGTCGTCAGCTGCTAGAGTCTCATATTGACAAGAAAGCAATTCCAGAAACAAAAGCTATAGAGCAGAATCAACGAAAAACTTCATTTAGTATTACAGATAGAAAACCAGATACTTTACCTCGCTACCCTAGTGGTTCAGTGCCTTTAAACTCCTATTTTTACCTCAAACCAACTTTGTTAGAAATAGTTGATCGCGAGCTTGAGAAACCAGGAGCATTGATTAGGATTAAGGCTCCCAGAGAAATGGGCAAAACTTCGTTGCTGTTGAGAAGTCTAGACTATGCTAGCCGCTTGGGCTACCAAACCGTTAGCTTAAACTTAGAACAGGTTGAAAGCAAAATTTTGAGCGATCTAAACCTATTTCTGCGCTGGCTGTGTACTGATATATCTTATCAACTTAAGCTCGAACCAAAATTAGAGGAATATTGGAATGAAGATTTGGGCAGCACAATTAGTTGTACTTTTTATTTTGAAAACTATCTACTAAAGTCAATAGACACTCCTTTAGTTTTGGCTTCAGACGAAGTAAACCAAATTTTCGAGCATCCTCAAGTAGCCAAAGATTTTTTACCTTTGTTGCGTTCTTGGTATGAAGAAGCAAAAAGAAACGTTGTCTGGGAAAAACTCCGTTTGCTGGTAGTTCACTCAACAGAAGTCTATGTCCCTCTTAAGCTAAATCAATCTCCGTTCAATGTAGGTATACCAATTCAGTTAGATAGTTTTAGCCTGGAAGAAGTACAGCAGTTGGCACGACGCTACGGACTAAAATGGCAGGATGGGCGAGAAGCCAGTCAGCTAATGGCAATGGTTGGCGGACATCCAGCATTGATACACTTGGCAATTTATCATCTTAGTCAGAGTGAGATAACTTTGTTGCAACTGCTAGAAACTGCTTCTACTGCTACAGGAATTTATGCTCATCACTTGCAGCGTCATTGGGCAGCATTAGAACAACAGCCCGAACTAGCACAAACTTTAGATAAAGTTTTAAGTGCGGATGAACCCCTTTTATTAGATCCAATTCAAGCTCATAAGTTAAGCAGTATGGGATTGATTAAGCTTTTAAATGATAGAGCGATCGCCAGTTGCGAACTCTATCGACAGTATTTCAGCAAAAATGTACAGCAATATTTTACTTACACATAA